The Aedes aegypti strain LVP_AGWG chromosome 1, AaegL5.0 Primary Assembly, whole genome shotgun sequence sequence ccgacatgtttctgagcgagaacaaagggaacagcagcgacattcgtcctctatagttttctatctctattgttaaaactaaaggaaggctgcaactgctgctactatgacaatcgactaaaattcaaatgcagaaaatcacgtagttaacgtcatgcggtcgtttCTTGTATACAACCCCTTCTGATTTTTTCAGTGAAAGTTCTTCAATCGCCATCGTTCCAACAGATAGTCCTACCACAACCATTGATTGCTGCCGATCCCACAGTGATGATGTCAGATTCTAACAAGCCTGCTTCGGCAAGCAGTGACACCGCAGCAGACAAGAACAAACCCCAAGCGGATGCTTCTCTGGAAGCAAAGGATGAAAATCCCACGCTGAAGTTGGTAACCCGTGTGCTGGACACATTCCGAGCACCCCTCCCGTCCCAACAAGTTCTACTGATCCCGCAGCGGCATCGTGCCCTTCCGGGATGTCCGCTGTGTGACGCTTCGGTGTACAGCTATTGCGACTACAAGGTTTACCATGATGGGTGCTGTTGCGGAACAATGAACGGTGGTTACGGACATGGATTTAGCGGCGTTTCCAATGGTTTGTTGAAATTGCGGTACTCTCGAgaatttttaataaacaaaattaatatttacagGAATCGGCTACGGTGGATGTGGATACCAGGAGGATTGCAGTTTTCTGTACGCAAATTCGTGCTACGAGCATCAACTAATAGTGAATTGCTGTTGCAATTCTCCTTATTAGCGGAAAGCTAGGAACATATCAATGAAAACACATATTTGTAGAACTCGTCAAGTCTTTAGGCTTCGGCGGTGTATTTATTTTTCGTCAATAATTCCTCAACTCTATCGATGCATACTAAATGTACTTATTATCGAATATAGGTTTTAAGTTAGACGAATCCTTTCGGTTAACTACGTTCACTCACAATCATTGCTCTCTAGTTAAATTATGTCTAGCACGTGGTTTCATTCATTCTCAAAATTATGTTCTTCAATAAATGACTGACAGAAGAGACATAACAACCATTCCTGCACTCTCGGGAAAACTTGTCAATTTCTATCATTACCGATTCGATCAGATTAGTTTTTGTTTCTGAGAGGATATATATAGTAAGATCTAaattgtgtagaaatattgataaCTCTTATTAGTTCGCAATACAATAACCTAGAAGACAAGAGATGGAACTCTTCTCAGAAGTATTATCAGATTGAAAGTTTATCAAATTGAAATATAAGCTTGTAGAGAGATTTATCATCTATCATATCGAATTACTAGTTAGTTGGTgctaattttatttttggatgaCAAACTATCTCATTCTGTCGAAAACCTGCTTCCGAAAAAGTTAGTATTGAACTCCATGCGACTTACGTTACAGATTGCGTATTCCTTTCGATACACAATTTAGCTGCTATAGTATATTGTTTATTTAACTGTTTATCACATTATTTTCTTCGTTTCACTAAAAACCGGGTAAGTAGATCCTAAATCGACTTCAACTAAATCAACTTAAAATTATatgtttgaaaaacaaaatcataaacATGGAACCTATCGTTCTAGAACAGCGTAGGTCCgataaaatcacaaaaaaaaaatctaaaattagtgTCAATTTTCTATAAAATAGAACATCTGGACAAAGAGGCGCACCTATTCCACATCGTCCTTGTACTTTTCGCGGGCTTCTGCGCGGGCGTCTGGCACTAGTTGGTTTTTGACTCCACCGAGCACGTTGCTGGTGGCTTGCGTGGCCAGTACGATCGGCTGCACTACGATGGGTGGGATTTGTCGCATTACCGCTCCTACGGCACCGGTGTAACCCTTCTGGTCGTGTTCCAGGGCAGTGAGCTCGACCAAGTTGTGGGCAGTTTCGCTGATACCCTGAAAAACGAGatgaacaaaaaatgaaaaaatggatTATTGAATGATATAatacatgaaattttgaatctTCAAAACATGATAAATAAGCGATTTGTGAAAAGTAGAAGCCAGTTTTGTCGTTTCATTGTTTTATGAATTGAGTCCATGTTGACCATTAATTGAAACAATAAAtacgagcaacggactcatgttccgtaaccggtcgtttgagaacgtcgcgacccattagAAGCCCGCACTATAGAAAAACCACGAATTAACTTCTGTGATATGTTTGTGAAGCAAATCttgaaataaataattgaaaaaaaaaactctaaaaaatACTTAGATAGAaaactgtggaaaaagtttctgaACATAAATCGAATGAAATTATTGGAGAACTCTGTGGTGGATTTGTTGAAGAATCTCCTGATAGAATacttgaacaatttcttgaaggaactgctgaaggaaatcttggaggaagctcttgtaaaataaaaaaaaactccaagcAATCCTATTTTACAGGAATTACTAGAAGaatatcttcatgaattcttggaagaatatcTAAAGGGAtgttagaaaaaataaataaatttaaaggaAAATTCACTAAGGAATCCcttaaaatttttttgaaaggaTTCTTAGTTGTATTGATAAATTAAATACCCGATAAATCACCAAACGTAtttatggaatttctgaaaaaaatcgtggaaactgctatactgccgtgaatcgcaagtcagtcccatatgcatttttgtcaaatttgagttgagttcagttttcaacatatcttctaaTGCTCTATCAGCTGCCTTAATGatataataagatttgttcagaaaaagtaggaaaaaacagcaagtcaaattgtcccataatgaaaagtaaccgcatatcagtcccactagaGTTTTctgcaccgtgtaacacaaaaatgaaccgtgtttagatcacctttatatttttctcagaaagatatcgtagtgaaaagcaaattgtgaaagtttcattaagattagGACATATTAcaattttctggattttttttaatattcgtaaggaaaacgagtttggaaacttcacagcccattatctcaatgcctactttttacagatggggctgacttgcgattcacggcagtataattCTGAAAGTTTTCACAAAACAATCCTTGCATGTATTTAAggatgaatttttggagaaattaatGGATAAGttgctggaaaaattccaggaggCATCCCGAAAAATTCTCGGGAAAGATTCTTGAAAATTCCTTTAaagaatttctatgaaaatccctgcagaaacttactgatttatttttttcgtgaagaatattatcatttttctcGAGATGGATACCGTTAAACGGGGCGAATAGAAaaagtggggcgaatagaaacaaagcGACCTTCAGTTAAAAATGTGAATATCATGTAATGATAACCTTTAAAAACCTACTGAAATACTTTTTTCCCATTAGTTTAATAGCAACAGAGTACCGCTagactattttcaaattaaaaattttgctacatttctcattacaaaattgagaagaaaatattgaaatctcaatcatttttgatagcttgaaacatccgccatttttgctgatttcaagaataatcgatttttttttgtggtattcagttggagctgcctgacagcttaacttgtcaaggctgaaccctcggtctggcttttgccaagtttcccctctaccaggaccaatactcagacggactaggcaatggcacCCAcgtgaacactgttttttataagtattgtgacgtggtagtttttgaaaaatacccatattcccttgcttctgagaaaaggaagcattgtgaaaatcagcagctccatcactatttgtttgaaatagtagtgtagtagtgtcattattaatactgtctagtcgaaatggttttgaatagttTGTCATTcgagtgctattctgattactcctgtcttttacgtaagcttggagtcttaaatgtcaattgttgtCCAGTcgtaacaaaattaggctgtttagtagtagttctagttaatttaattttttgttgtcaaaagtatttattggtcattacgttcatatatccttaaagaaaaagtcgctttccttgtctgttcaacaatttttcgaaactagcaagtgtaccctaatgatcgatctcagcgtcttactttccatagtcatttttatagtgaatattgaagagtaaagttaccttaggcttctattacagtctcctacaagattcacttttcggtggcaaatgcaatgcttcacagcgcctactttctacttgtaaattttgcgaaaatgaagctggaattagattatttataccgctgttacaaatgaggtatttcttattatggtaatgtaaaaaccatattaaaataagattgtcgccacttatttctactcagtgaatctacttgtcattttcctaagagttcctaagtattccctacgtcgtatatgataacgatgtgtctagctagctaatagtaagagtggctacggatcattctggttagcaaaaggcaaactgaacatcaccaatagtattaatgtccacttcgaatagattaatcatttgaaatgggcatcaattctatcaatgacgcagattgtccgttggatcacatccgagatattattgcgtctatgccatataaattatgacgcggctttaagcaaaaaatgccaaaatgtgataccaccactacaggttacgcctttggtttccatcatatgggctaatggattatgccctcccatcgcggcatggtcgcataaccaaggggagggaacaATGTTAAATTGTTGTTTAAGTCTGAACCAAATTAGACTGTTATATTGGATACTTCTCTTATTTAGCTGGAGGTTGCTGCAATCCTTCGTTGGTCCGTTGGTTCCGACGATCGTTCCCGTATCCGCGTTTCCTCGGCCATTACGCTGTTTACATTGCATTGTTGCTCGTGGTAGTGGCGGGttaaatatgaaaacaaggatagggagagaagaaatgttagtgattgtaacATGCTTTATTGCAGTATTGGCCTACACTGAAGTCATACAAatttcgctctttggattcccacgataacaatccctgaaactgGTTATGAACCACATAAAATTTATCCGAAAGAGCAAAAATCttaatgtttcaatgtaggacaatccagctttattgcatgtgagaagttcttggtgatattctcacaacggccattcagaatggttcgacgaatgtagataaaagatcattatgataaaattaacacgacgacatgttagtaagctcaaaaagattattgtatttgcaactgataatttaaatagttaagctaagggtcggTTATTCTATATAATTTTATAGATAAAGAGAAGTATagcacgaacgcgaagtaatgaccttacactccatcttcaagtgctccccacaagcccaacacttcattctggcactttagaacgtccatgtttaaacttgttcacacaagaaatctgcctctgttctgccgagttggcagaacgcgcccgtaccccattctgaaccaaaggacaggatTCAACTAATACCATGGTACCTTAACTACAAATACAAAAGCTACTtctatgttatttccactactacgctcacgataattatgttatgatcGTTAGAATAAAAACGGTAGAGGTTACTACTGCATAACAGAAATACTACCCAAAGAACGCTAATGTCGCCAGTGTTGGTGTGAATGCAAGGTAATGCAAAAATGTTTAGAGAATTAAATAAGTTATAAATTACagcattctgttcaaaaatattatattatttttaaaagacagtaaaaaatgaaacatttcggtaacaacagcgccattagttttctaattattatacatatatcagTAATACTTCTCTAATTCCGCTACAACCTTACTAGATAACGCAATATTGTAAAATGCCGTAAATCAGcacattttggaatatttctcaaacattggaaattattgttaatgatgtttttaatagggtcctaaagccctgtcccaattttgatgccaaacgcttaagtttaggccaaaaacacatgtttactcaattttctaatgttttccgttggtttaagcccaaaaaacatttttttagattttgtcacatcctttggcttaaactcaaattttgggtgtattttgttttccgtgtcccttacgaaatgtcagataggaacaaccccagtggtcgaactaaaacccctgtggtgtttttgtcgactaagcgaacgtcaaacatgatcaaaagtgtcaaggttcatttaaggaccaaatttttaaattaaagtttaaacatgatatagccattatttgagcaggaaaaattgctaaagtagttacagtaacatgctgtttcatgttataaaataaaaacaagatttcattaaatattttaggacccaattgcaattatgaatatacaaaaaacaaacagcgGTATGGGCATCGGATTTAGgcgatgcgctgaattagggcaaCCCACAGTATTGGTCTTATACCAAGGTAAGTATTACTACGTTGTTAGTAAACCTAATATAAAAGTCTATTTTCAATGTGTGAGACGCAGAGACCACCCGCACCCACTCTTGCACCTCGTGGACTGTTGACAACGACTTGTGTATATTGAACTAATACTACTAGGGGAAGGCGGGGCAGTATGGTCATACGGGGTAAAATGGGCCACCTTTTATTTGAGCTTAAAACACAGATTTTGATCTCAATAACCTTAGGATCTTATAAAGTATGCTTCAATTAGTCACCACCGTGAAAACTAGGCAAAAAACTGATTTGGAacttcatatatcgataaaaatctgaaatgttgatgctactacgaaaatcttataagattttggatgtaaaaataagctttgcataaagttttgattattgacttcattttttttcacagcaGTTCGTTCTTCCATTATTCATAGGCATTATGTGCACAAAACTGTAtagattctaaaataaattttcaataaaatataatttatatgaaacatcTAGGAACGGGGCGATATGGTCATAGCCGGTCAAAGCTATCTTATCACAAAAATAGATAACCAAAAATGGCATGTCATTTTAGCAGTTTAATTGCAATATTGTTATCGCACGTGATTTCAattaaaactagaatttttaacTGGTTAAACTTATTTGAACGACTATGTTTGAAAACTGAAGCTCTTAGAACCATGATTTATTGAACTGTCAGCAAAACATACCATTTCATGATTCAAATCAGACTTCAACCCAGTTTTTGTACTAAACTCTATCGTACATTATTGTCTTCTTCTAAATTAAGCCTTGCAAATGgttttccaatcaaaataataagatttagtatggtggctcatattgccccgtaggggggaccatttcgccccgtatagtGTAGAGTCAcacacaaaatagtgtttttcaaaaatgttcccaaAAAAATTCTAAGTAATCTTTTTACCAAAATACAACTGTGGTATGAAAAGAGATGCTTCAAACTACTAATTAGGCTTATGGATCGAttaaattgtattgtttttctgtgcttttcaagaacttttgctTAGGTGGACCATACTGCCCCTATTGACcctattagaaatagtgctactgatgaaggtgatcgttggtttcccagtcttgttagtgatttgagtgttagtagagactggtagtaggccctgccggtccctccagtattacgcgtagttatctggtgttagatcatgcgacagtaactaaactcatgctgaaggtgtgataaatcaagtgtaaaatatatttaagcattGAAACACATGTCATTATATAACTTAAACTACTAGATtaacttacattttataagttataattacgattaattttcgcgatcaataaacattagagtaatttcacaatatcaacaatatgtAATGCCAACTTGATTAATCACCGTCAATCCCATCACCCAAGGGCAGGGATTTTTGCTGATTTCAAGAATAATCGAAAATTGaacttaattttaaaatttttattttttttcttcactaagtaaataccgtgatgcatcaatacccggacgcttaagacgaCATGAATGTTCAAACtacgatttcttcttctttctggcgttacgtcccaactgggacaaagcctgcttctcagattagtgttcttatgagcacttccacagttattaactgagagctttctttgccgattgaccatttttgcatgtgtatatcgtgtggcaggtacgaagatactctatgccctgggaatcgagaaaatttcctttacgaaaagatcctcgaccagcgggattcgaacccacgaccctcagcatggtcatgctgaatagctgcgcgtttaccgcaacggctatctgggtcccttcaaactacgatttaagtatgtttagtTAGAATTTTCGTAATGTTTTATTGTGTTACACATTCTCACACTTCAGATCTTCATCAAAGTCATGGAATTATTGGAATTATTCAAGAGTTTtacaaataaatcaataaaatattggaGTCtatcttgtctttaaatccggacacctaatgcgaatgatgtttttaaatccggacactttcgaatcgaaatccggacacataTGATATAATATGAAATATTAGTAtatcacacaagaaatctgcctctgttctgccgagttggcagaacgcgcccgtaccccattctgaaccaaaggacaggatTCAACTAATACCATGGTACCTTAACTACAAATACAAAAGCTACTtctatgttatttccactactacgctcacgataattatgttatgatcGTTAGAATAAAAACGGTAGAGGTTACTACTACATAACAGAAATACTACCCAAAGAACGCTAATGTCGCCAGTGTTGGTGTGAATGCAAGGTAGTGCAAAAATGTTTAGAGAATTAAATAAGTTATAAATTACagcattctgttcaaaaatattatattatttttaaaagacagtaaaaaatgaaacatttcggtaacaacagcgccattagttttctaattattatacatatatcagTAATACTTCTCTAATTCCGCTACAACCTTACTAGATAACGCAATATTGTAAAATGCCGTAAATCAGcacattttggaatatttctcaaacattggaaattattgttaatgatgtttttaattgcaattatgaatatacaaaaaacaaacagcgGTATGGGCATCGGATTTAGgcgatgcgctgaattagggcaaCCCACAGTATTGGTCTTATACCAAGGTAAGTATTACTACGTTGTTAGTAAACCTAATATAAAAGTCTATTTTCAATGTGTGAGACGCAGAGACCACCCGCACCCACTCTTGCGCCTCGTGGACTGTTGACAACGACTTGTGTATATTGAACTAATACtactattagaaatagtgctactgatgaaggtgatcgttggtttcccagtcttgttagtgatttgagtgttagtagagactggtagtagtccctgccggtccctccagtattacgcgtagttatctggtgttagatcatgcgacagtaactaaactcatgctgaaggtgtgataaatcaagtgtaaaatatatttaagcattGAAACACATGTCATTATATAACTTAAACTACTAGATtaacttacattttataagttataTTTACGATTAATTTTCGCGATCAATAAACATTAGAGTAATttcacaatatcaacaatatgtAATGCCAACTTGATTAATCACCGTCAATCCCATCACCCAAGGGCAGGGATTTTTGCTGATTTCAAGAATAATCGAAAATTGaacttaattttaaaatttttattttttttcttcactaagtaaataccgtggtgcatcaatacccggacgcttaagacgaCATGAATGTTCAAACtacgatttcttcttctttctggcgttacgtcccaactgggacaaagcctgcttctcagattagtgttcttatgagcacttccacagttattaactgagagctttctttgccgattgaccatttttgcatgtgtatatcgtgtggcaggtacgaagatactctatgccctgggaatcggaaaaatttcctttacgaaaagatcctcgacaagcgggattcgaacccacgaccctcagcatggtcatgctgaatagctgcgcgtttaccgcaacggctatctgggtcccttcaaactacgatttaagtatgtttagtTAGAATTTTCGTAATGTTTTATTGTGTTACACATTCTCACACTTCAGATCTTCATCAAAGTCATGGAATTATTGGAATTATTCAAGAGTTTTACAAATAAatcttttcaagaaaacttcaCAAACTTGTTTAAATATCTTTCTTATATCAATTCGATGTATGTATTTTCCCTATAATGTCACGAAGAACAATACGTAactataacactgcggaacacgtttttgtctcaagcatgaaaataccactatttacttaattaagggttgctgaatccattgccgtttacagaaatatcatagcacgtctagtttttgagatattggttgttgaaaatgcaaaaattgactatttcagccaacttgcatgtaagtttgccagcttgtaaggcaatttatttgcttaatttgccacagaattcaaactttatgtgtataacaatacttatcatcaaagtttataatatttttgatgcagaaaagttattttttgatggtttagaaaagtattgtattttgccatataagagaaacgaagaattttgtatggagactgcaagcatgttgaaaaagataggtttaatctaaatttaatcgtaaaaatatataatatatatataatataccaaaatatatctaaaacgaaagtttaagtccttttttgcatgcttggtggataagatcacaaaaaagtttgataaaatatacttaaaattttaggtaaacatcaataaaaccaatgttttatacaactttggcgacctgtagctaaaaattgtgacgtgctgggaaatttctgagaacggcatcagattcagcaacccgtaatctactaaagacacataatttgatccttgagacacgcaaaaatgtcatttttgttgcgctgtgtaattagAGCTTTAATTACCTGAACCAAAGCACGTATTGTTCGAGCCTTTTTACGTGTGGCTTGATTGTGATAACGAAAGATATACACGATTAATGTTAAATTGTCCCGTCTTCTGATAACTCACAACTGTTTATGTATACTTTTAAAGTCTTCTCTTATTTTATCTACCATGGAAAAAACAGTTCCACTAGTGAAAAGTGGGTCTTTCACacggtgtccggatttaaaatcactggctcgtaatcccggacagtccCTTTATACACTGTTAAATACACATTTGCATCATTTTTCACACCAGTAGTGTTATCGAACATTGAAAGTATCACTTTGCacttaattttgttcaaaacactCCACAAAATTATACTTCACGCACTTTTCATCTAACTAAACGTTGTTCGTGCCTTGGCTCAAGCGTGCAGAGATCGCTAAACTTGAACTAAAATGAACCGCGATGGAATGACGTCCAACAGAAACATCTAacttattgatatttttaataattatttggcAATGTTAACTAGATTGAAATGATAGTGAATAATCTTTAGTGTTTAAAGTAAAGAGTaagaataaatttcaaacatatTAGCATTCAAATTAAGCTGaaattaatgaatattaacagagtgtccggatattggtaccgtccggattttgattcaccacggtacatgTTGATATTTCTTCTAGATGTacttaaaaatgtgtttatttttccattaaaattaaaaaagtattgatatttactgaacagtgtttctattcgccccattgcggggtgaatagaaacatacaacattttcataaatctttgtacgatataatttttatttttcacagCATTGGGGTCTTAGCAAAGGAAGACGCGACCCATATTTAAGGCTCTTAAAATTGGTTTTTATCCGCACGGTTTAAGTTGTACACATTCAAACATGTCGGaaagtgtttctattcgccccattttacggtaac is a genomic window containing:
- the LOC110681489 gene encoding uncharacterized protein LOC110681489; this translates as MTTHHQQLCYALLLFIAVPLIDATIPTIDNIVKVLQSPSFQQIVLPQPLIAADPTVMMSDSNKPASASSDTAADKNKPQADASLEAKDENPTLKLVTRVLDTFRAPLPSQQVLLIPQRHRALPGCPLCDASVYSYCDYKVYHDGCCCGTMNGGYGHGFSGVSNGIGYGGCGYQEDCSFLYANSCYEHQLIVNCCCNSPY